CGAGATCCAGGCACACCATCCAGAAAGATTTAAGGGTTTACATTGGCAAAGATTCAGGCAATTCGCGGGATGAACGATATCCTGCCGGAGCAGACGCCCGTGTGGCAATTTGTGGAGTCCACGGTGCGCCGGGTGTTGGCCCAGTACGGGTACCAGGAAATCCGAATGCCCATCGTGGAACAGACAGACCTGTTCAAGCGGTCGATCGGCGAGGTGACCGACATTGTCGAGAAAGAAATGTACACCTTCGAGGACCGCAACGGCGATAGCCTGACCCTCCGTCCTGAGGGCACCGCCGGCTGCGTGCGCGCTGCTGAGGAGCATGGCCTGCTGTTCAACCAGACCCGGCGTTTGTGGTACACGGGGCCGATGTTCCGCCACGAGCGTCCGCAGAAGGGCCGGTATCGGCAGTTTCACCAGATTGGCGTGGAATGTTTTGGCATCCCGGGACCGGACATAGATGCCGAGCTGCTGATCCTGACGGCCCGCCTCTGGCGGGAACTCGGGCTCGCCGAACACACCCGCCTGGAAATCAATTCCATCGGTACCTCCGAGGCCAGGAAGGTCTATCGTTCAGCGCTCGTGGACTACCTGAGCCAGTTCAAATCCGAGCTGGACGCCGACAGCCAGCGCCGGCTGGAAAGCAATCCCTTGCGTATCCTCGACAGTAAGGATCCGGGAACCCGGAAGATCCTGGAGCAGGCTCCGAGCCTGGATGATTATCTCGACGAGGAATCCCGGGAACATTTCGAGCGGCTGAAAGCGTTGCTCGACGCTGCCGGCGTTCGCTACTCGGTGAATCCGGCGCTGGTTCGAGGACTTGATTACTACGGCAAGACCGTTTTTGAGTGGATCACCGACAGCCTCGGCGCCCAGGGCACAGTATGTGCCGGCGGTCGCTACGACGGACTGGTCGAGCAGCTCGGCGGCAAGCCTACCGTTGCCGTTGGCTTTGCCATGGGCCTCGAGCGCCTGATCCTGCTGCTCGAGACGCTGGGACTGATTCCGGATGAGGTGAACAGCAACGCGGATGTCTATGTGACAGCCATGGGTGAGGGTGCTCTGGCGCCGGCCCTGGTGCTCTCGGAACAGCTGCGGGCTGCACTGCCCGGTCGCGTGATTGTCTGCCATTGTGGCGGTGGCAGTTTCAAGAGCCAGATGAAGAAAGCCGACCGCAGCGGCGCCCGCTACGCCGTCATTCTCGGCGAGAACGAAGTGGCCAGCCAGACCGTTGGGCTGAAACCCCTGCGAGCGGATGAGCCCCAGAGCGAAGTGGCGCAGGCCGAACTCGCCGGCGTGCTGGCCGACGTGCTAGGCGGCTGAACCAGAACCGATTGACCGATACAAAAGCAAAAATTCGACGACAGGAGTTTTCATGGCAGAGTTGCGCACCGAAGAGGAACAGATCCAGGCCATCAAGGACTGGTGGAAGAAAAACGGCAGCTCCCTGCTCATTGGTATTGGCGCCGCGCTGGCCATCGTATTTGGCTGGCAGGCGTGGCAGAACTACGAGGCTCAGCAGCGCACCGAGGCGGCGAACCAGTTTGCCAACCTGCTCAATGCGTTCAGCGACCAGAGTGACGAGCAAAGTGGCGAGACCGTGGCTTTTGTGGCCGAGACCCTGCGGAATGACTATACCGACAGCGCCTACGCCATCTACGGCAACCTGATTCTTGCCCGTCAGCAGATGATGCAGCAGGAGAACCCCGAGGCGGCCATCGACTCGCTGAAATGGGCCCTGGAAAAGTCCGGTGAGCACCAGGCCCTGGCGCTGGTGGTTCGTAATCGCCTGGCACGGGCCCAGTTCTCTGCCGGGCAATACGACGACGCCCTGGCTACCATCGATGCCGCCGGCAGCGCCGACGCTTTTGATGCCATCTTCTCCGAACTTCGCGGCGACATCCTGCTTGCCCAGGGCGATCGCGACGGTGCCCGTGAAGCCTACCTGGCCGCCCGTGAGCAAAGCCAGCAGGGCCGTAGCGGGGTGCTGGAGCTGAAACTGGCAGACCTGGGTGTCGGGGAGGGGGCTTGATGCCTTCTTTGTACAACAGGCTACGGGGACGCGCCATACTGCTGGTGCTGTTACTGGCCGGAATGGCCGGGTGCAGTACGACCGACACCTTTGAGCAACCAGCACCTCTGCCAGAGATTGAAGCCACGGCCGAGTTCAAGCGAGTCTGGAGCATGTCGGTGGGCGATGGCCACGATGGCGATTTCCTGTACCTGGCGCCGCTCAACGCCGGAGATCTCATCTATGCGGCATCGGCTGATGGCGAGCTGTACGCCGTGGAGTCCGAGGCGGGCAAGGTGGTCTGGCAACGTGAGACCAACGACCGAATCTTTTCGGGTCTCGGCGGCGATAACGACCGGCTCTACCTGACCACAGAGGACGCCGAACTGGTGGCGCTGTCCCGGGCCGATGGCACCGAACTCTGGCGTCAGTCTCTGCCTACGGAAGTGCTCTCGGCCCCCCAGTCCAACGGTAATCTGGTGGTGACGCACACCATCGATGGCAAAGTACTGGGCTTCAATGCCGCCAGTGGCGAGAAGCTCTGGCAGTACGACGGCACGGTACCGGTACTTTCCATTCGCGGGGCAGCCGCGCCCCTGGTGGGCGGCGACATAGTGATAGCGTCTTTTGCCAGTGGTCGGATGATCGCGCTCACCGCCGACGCGGGCCAGCCGGTATGGCAGTACGAAGTGGGCCAGCCCCAGGGCCGTACAGAGCTTGAGCGCCTGGTTGATATAACCGGCCAGCCACTGGTGCTGGATTCTGCCATCCTGGCGGTTGGCTACCAGGGCAAGCTTGCCCTGGTGGATATCCGTACCGGGCAGGAAATCTGGAGCCGCAAGGCCTCCAGTCTGTACTCACCGATGGTCGGTGGTGGTGATATCTACCTTGCCTCAGCCAACGGCGATCTGGTGGCCCTGCGCGGTTCCGATCGCCGGGAAATATGGACTCAGGACCGCTTGGCGTGGAGGCAGCTCACTCAGCCCATGTTGTACAACGATTACCTGGTAGTGGGTGATTTTGAAGGGTATCTGCACGCACTCAACCGTGAGGACGGCGCCCTGGTGGGGCAGCTCGAGTTTGACGATGAGGGTATCCGCGTACCGGCACAGCGGCTGGCCAATGGTAACCTGCTCGTTTTTGGAAACAGCGGCGAAATGGCTGTTTTCAAGGTTCAGCCTCAGGATTGATTCCCTATTATGACGCCAGTAATCGCCCTTGTCGGACGTCCCAACGTTGGCAAATCCACGCTATTCAACCAGATGACCCGTTCGCGGGATGCCCTGGTTGCCGATTTTCCCGGACTGACCCGGGACCGTAAGTACGGCGAGGGCTATTATGAGGGCCAGCGCTTTATCGTAATCGATACCGGCGGCCTGACTGGCGATGAGCAAGGTCTGGATCTCGAGATGGCCCGGCAGTCCATGCAGGCGGTTGAAGAAGCAGACATCGTGCTGTTCCTGGTGGACGGCCGTGCTGGCCTGACTGCCGGCGATGAGCTGATTGCCGATAATCTGCGCCGGTCCGGCAAAACAGCCCATCTGGTGGTCAACAAAACCGATGGCCAGGATCCCGATATTGCCGCCTCTGACTTTTACAGCCTGGGCTTTGAGTCCACGTTCCTGATTGCGGCTTCTCACAACCGGGGCATCCGGTCCATGCTGGACCTGCTTCTGCCTTCGGACGAAGAGCAGCAGGAGCAGGATCGGGCTGACCGGTACCCTGGCATTCGCATTGGAGTGGTCGGCCGACCCAACGTGGGCAAGTCCACCCTGGTTAACCGAATGCTGGGCGAAGATCGCGTGGTGGTCTACGACATGCCCGGTACCACCCGAGACAGCGTCTATATTCCTTACGAACGCCTGGGGCATCAGTACACCCTGATTGATACCGCGGGTGTGCGCCGTCGCAAGAACGTTCGCGAGGTGGTGGAAAAGTTTTCCATTATCAAGACGCTGCAGGCCATTGATGATGCCCACGTGGTAATCCTTGTGATCGACGCGCGGGAAGGACTCGTGGACCAGGACCTGCACCTGATCGGTTTTGTGCTGGACGCCGGGCGTTCCCTGGTGATTGCCGTTAACAAGTGGGATGGCATGGACCCCGAGGACAGGGCCCGTGTGAAGGAGCAGGTGCAGCGGCGACTGGACTTCCTCGATTACGCTGACAAACACTACATTTCGGCGCTTCATGGCTCTGGGGTCGGAGTGATGTACGAATCCGTGCAAGCCTGTTATGAGTCTGCGATGGCGAAATGGCCGACCAACCGGCTGACTGCCATCCTCCAGGACGCGGTTGCCCAGCATCAGCCGCCCATGGTCCATGGGCGTCGAATCAAGCTCCGGTATGCCCACCAGGGTGGTTCCAACCCGCCAGTAATCGTAGTCCACGGCAACCAGGTGGATGCGTTGCCTGGTGCCTACAAACGGTACCTGGAGAACACCTTCCGGAAGGTGTTGAATGTAACCGGGTCGCCCATCCGGTTCGAGTTCAAGGCTGGTGAAAACCCGTTCGCTGGCAAGGTTGACCGACTCACACCACGGCAAAAGGTCAAAAAGGACAACGACCTCAAGCAGGGTCGCCGTCCCAAAAAGCAGCGCCAGAAAAGCGTCAAGCGCTGACCCTCAGCCCCTGGTGGCGTTTTCCACCTGCCTCGCCTGTACGGCGGTCAAGGCAATCGTAAACACGATATCCTCCACCAGGGCTCCTCTCGAAAGATCGTTCACCGGCTTTCTGAGGCCCTGAAGCATGGGCCCGATACTCACCACATTGGCGCTGCGCTGTACCGCCTTGTAGGTGGTATTGCCGGTGTTAAGGTCCGGGAATACGAAGACGGTCGCCTTGCCGGCCACCTTGCTGTCCGGTGCCTTGCTCTTTCCGACGCTCTCGATGGCGGCCGCATCGTATTGCAGCGGGCCGTCGAGCAGCAGGTCGGGGCGACGTTCGCGGGCAAGCCGGGTGGCTTCCCGCACTTTGTCGACATCCTGGCCGCTGCCGGACTCGCCAGTGCTGTAACTGATCATCGCCACCCGCGGCTCAATGCCAAACGCTTCAGCAGACTCGGCGCTCTGGATCGCGATGTCCGCGAGCTCTTCCGCGGTGGGGTCCGGGTTGATGGCACAGTCGCCGTAAACCACCACCTGTTGCGGCAACAGCATGAAGAACACCGACGACACCACCTTGGCGTGGTCGTGGGTCTTGATCAACTGAAGGGCTGGCCGAACGGTGTTGGCGGTGGTGTGGACAGCACCGGACACCAGGCCGTCGGCCTCGTCAAGGGCTACCATCATGGTTCCCAGAACCACATTGTCCTCCAGCATCGCCTCGGCCATATCAGAGGTCAGGCCCTTGTGCTTGCGCAGTTCCACCATGGGTGCGATATAACGTTCTCTTACTTCGGCGGGGTCAATGATCTCGATATCCTCCGGCAGCTCCAGGTCCTGGGAGCCGGCCACCCGGCGGATTTCATCTGGCTTGCCAATCAGGGCGCAGCGGGCCAGCTTGCGCTGGTGGCAGATGATGGCGGCCTGTACCGTACGCGGTTCGTTGCCCTCGGGCAGCACAATCCGCTTGGCAGCCGCCCGGGCACGCTCCGAAAGCTGGTAGCGAAAGGCAGGTGGAGAGAGCCGGCTCTGGCGTTCCACCCGAAGATGCTGCTGCAGCCAGTCGGTGTCTATACGGGTTGCAACGGCTTCCATGGCTTTTTCGATCCGTGCCGGATCATCCACAGGAATGGCGTTGGACAGGTTCGCCAACATATGGGCAGATTCGTAGGTATTGGCATCGGAACCCAGCACTGGCAGACCGGTTTGCAGTGCGCTGTGGCAGAGATCGATCACGCGCTGATCCGGCAACAGTCCGCCGGTCAGCATCAGGCCGGCCAGGGGAACCCCGTTCAGGGCGGCGAGGGCGGTCGTTACAATGATGTCTTCGCGGTCGCCCGGTGTGACCATCAGCGTGCCGGGTCGCAGCGTCTCGGTCATATTGCGGATGCTTCGGGCGCACACGGATACCCGCTGAACCCGTCGGGCATTCATTTGCCCCTCACTGAGGACCGGAAGCTTGAGTTCGCGGACGATGTCGGAGATTCGGGGTGCCAGCAGTTCGGGCTGCCAGGGTATCTCCGCGATCAGCCGAAAGCGCTCCTCCCGGAAAACCCGGCATTCGGTGCGGTACTTTACGGAAACCGGGCCCTGATCATCTGACGACCGTGGTTCCAGGCCGGATTTCTCCGGTTCGCCCACCTTGTTCAGGATAATGCCGATCACGTCCGGATCGCTCGGGTCGGCGAACAGGCGGGCGGAGAAGTCCAGCTCTTCATCGAGCTGTTGAGCGGTCTGGTGGCCGGGCGTGCTCACCAGGATGACCTCGGAGCCGAGGTTGCGGGCAACTTCCACATTCAGGCGGGCAATGTAGGCCTCGGTCCGGTCAGGCACCAGCCCCTCGATAATGACCACATCGAATTCCCGGGCGACTTTCTGATATTCACCGACCACGGTTTCCATCAGTTCGTCAGACTTGCCCCGGTTTAGTTGCTGCTGGGCCTGCTTCAGGGGCAGCGGGTCGGGGGGATTCATGTGGCTGCTGGCACGAACGAAGGCCACGGAGGAATCCTGACCTTCATTATGCACAGCCTCAGCCTGGTGAACGGTCTGGCGGAAGGGCTTATAGAAGCCGACGCTGACGCCGACCCGCTCCAGGGCCCGTAACAGACCCAGGCAGACAGACGTGAGGCCGGAATCCATGGAGGTCGGGGCAATGAAAAGGCTTTTGGCCATGGGGCGGTTCCTTTGCGTTATCGGTCACGCGTTGGGGGTATTTTCAGCAAGCTGCAGCGCCTCGCGAGCGATCATCAGCTCTTCATTGGTCGGAATGACCAGCACCGGATACCGGGATTCGGCGCTTTCTATCCGGCCATCGCTGTATTCTCCGTGATGGTTATTGAGGTCGGTACTCAGCTTGTATCCGAAGATTTCCAGGTTGTCGATGGTCTGCTGTCGGATCCGGGCACTGTTTTCGCCGATGCCACCGGTGAACACCAGGCCATCAAGTTCCTTCACTGACGCCATCATCGCACCAATGTACCGGGCTAACCGGAAACAGAACACATCGATGGCATTCCTGGATGGCTCGTGGCCGTGGTCGGCCAGCTCGCACAGGGTGCGCATGTCATTGGTCTGGCCCGAGAGCCCCAACAGGCCACCCCGTTGATTCAGGCTTCGGTGCACCTCATCGGCCGCCATGCCCTTGCTGGCCAGGAAGTCGAAGAGCCCCGGGTCGACATCGCCGCTTCGTGTTCCCATGACCAGGCCCTCGAGCGGGGTGAGCCCCATGCTGGTATCCACACTGATGCCGTCTCGAATGGCGGTAACGCTGCAGCCGTTACCGAGATGGGCGGAGATGATGGACGTTGTCGCCGGTGTTTTGTCCAACAGGCGGGCAGCTTCAAGGACTATGTAGGCATGGCTGGTACCGTGGAAACCGTAGCGTCTAACGCCCCAGTCCTGATACCAGGCCTCAGGAACGGCATACAGATAGGCCCGTTTGGGCAGGGTCTGGTGAAAGGCGGTATCAAAGACTGCGGTCTGCGGTACGTCTGGAAACTGTGACAGGGTGGCCCGGATTCCTGAGAGGTTGACCGGATTGTGCAGAGGCGCCAGCGCGGCACAGTTTTCGATAGCGTTGATGACGCTATCATCAATCAGGGCGGCCTCGCGGAATGTTTCGCCCCCGTGAACCACCCGGTGGCCAACTGCGACGGGGGCAGAACTCATCAACCCGCGCTCACGAAAGACTTCCACCAGTGATTCCAGGGCCTGACTGTGACTGGCTCCCGGTGGCAGCGTGAGCGGGGTGTCCTCGTGCCCAAGGCGGGCGAACGCATCGTCCTGGCCAAGACGTTCGGCGAGGGCCGATGCCTGTTTCTGCAGGCGGTTATCGAAAAGAGCGAGCTTGAGCGATGAGCTGCCGCAGTTGACGACAAGTACGGTATCTTCCATGGCAAAAAACGTCCGGCGATTAAGGGATGTGAGGGTCTACACCCGGTGATTTGTGGACAGCCAGGCTTCGAAGTCCGGGGCCGGTAATGGCCGGCTGTAGAAATAGCCCTGGGAAAAGTCGCAGCCTTCCTTCTTGAGGAAATGGGTCTGCGACTCCTCTTCCACGCCTTCGGCAATCACTCGTAAACCCAGGCTGTGAGCCATGTTGATAATGGCGCGTACCAGCGAGGCATCCTCGGGCTCCTTCATCACATCCTGAACAAAGGATTTATCGATTTTCAACGTATCAAAGGGATAGCTCTTGAGATAGCTGAGTGCCGAGTAGCCAGTGCCGAAATCATCCACCGAAAGCCGAATCCCGGCCTTGTCGAGCTGGCGCAGAATCTCGGCTGTCTCAATGGAGTTGTCGAGAATCAGACGCTCGGTGATTTCCAGTTCGAGCTGGTCCGGGGCAAGACCGCTGGCAGACAGTGCCCGCATCACGGCATCGGTGAAGCCCGGGTCCCGGAACTGGCGGGGAGACACATTCACCGAGATGCCGATGTCCCGGCCCGTGGCCCGTTTCCAGGCAACGGCGGCCCGACAGGACTCCTCCAGCACCCATTCCCCGATGGGCGTGATCAATCCGGTTTCCTCGGCAAGAGGAATGAAGCGGTCGGGCATAACCATGCCCATGGAGGGATTGTTCCAGCGCAGCAGGGCTTCGGCCGAGACCAGGGTGCCAGAATCCGTGTTAACGATGGGCTGGAAGTAGAGCTCGAACTCCTTGAGCTCCAGGGCCCGGCGCATGCTCGATTCCATCTTCAGGCGTTCGTGGGACACCTCGGTCATTTCCGGAGCAAAATGGGCGAAGGAGCTCTTGCCCATGTGCTTG
The nucleotide sequence above comes from Marinobacter gudaonensis. Encoded proteins:
- a CDS encoding YfgM family protein, whose amino-acid sequence is MAELRTEEEQIQAIKDWWKKNGSSLLIGIGAALAIVFGWQAWQNYEAQQRTEAANQFANLLNAFSDQSDEQSGETVAFVAETLRNDYTDSAYAIYGNLILARQQMMQQENPEAAIDSLKWALEKSGEHQALALVVRNRLARAQFSAGQYDDALATIDAAGSADAFDAIFSELRGDILLAQGDRDGAREAYLAAREQSQQGRSGVLELKLADLGVGEGA
- a CDS encoding acetate/propionate family kinase, translated to MEDTVLVVNCGSSSLKLALFDNRLQKQASALAERLGQDDAFARLGHEDTPLTLPPGASHSQALESLVEVFRERGLMSSAPVAVGHRVVHGGETFREAALIDDSVINAIENCAALAPLHNPVNLSGIRATLSQFPDVPQTAVFDTAFHQTLPKRAYLYAVPEAWYQDWGVRRYGFHGTSHAYIVLEAARLLDKTPATTSIISAHLGNGCSVTAIRDGISVDTSMGLTPLEGLVMGTRSGDVDPGLFDFLASKGMAADEVHRSLNQRGGLLGLSGQTNDMRTLCELADHGHEPSRNAIDVFCFRLARYIGAMMASVKELDGLVFTGGIGENSARIRQQTIDNLEIFGYKLSTDLNNHHGEYSDGRIESAESRYPVLVIPTNEELMIAREALQLAENTPNA
- the bamB gene encoding outer membrane protein assembly factor BamB, which produces MPSLYNRLRGRAILLVLLLAGMAGCSTTDTFEQPAPLPEIEATAEFKRVWSMSVGDGHDGDFLYLAPLNAGDLIYAASADGELYAVESEAGKVVWQRETNDRIFSGLGGDNDRLYLTTEDAELVALSRADGTELWRQSLPTEVLSAPQSNGNLVVTHTIDGKVLGFNAASGEKLWQYDGTVPVLSIRGAAAPLVGGDIVIASFASGRMIALTADAGQPVWQYEVGQPQGRTELERLVDITGQPLVLDSAILAVGYQGKLALVDIRTGQEIWSRKASSLYSPMVGGGDIYLASANGDLVALRGSDRREIWTQDRLAWRQLTQPMLYNDYLVVGDFEGYLHALNREDGALVGQLEFDDEGIRVPAQRLANGNLLVFGNSGEMAVFKVQPQD
- the der gene encoding ribosome biogenesis GTPase Der; this translates as MTPVIALVGRPNVGKSTLFNQMTRSRDALVADFPGLTRDRKYGEGYYEGQRFIVIDTGGLTGDEQGLDLEMARQSMQAVEEADIVLFLVDGRAGLTAGDELIADNLRRSGKTAHLVVNKTDGQDPDIAASDFYSLGFESTFLIAASHNRGIRSMLDLLLPSDEEQQEQDRADRYPGIRIGVVGRPNVGKSTLVNRMLGEDRVVVYDMPGTTRDSVYIPYERLGHQYTLIDTAGVRRRKNVREVVEKFSIIKTLQAIDDAHVVILVIDAREGLVDQDLHLIGFVLDAGRSLVIAVNKWDGMDPEDRARVKEQVQRRLDFLDYADKHYISALHGSGVGVMYESVQACYESAMAKWPTNRLTAILQDAVAQHQPPMVHGRRIKLRYAHQGGSNPPVIVVHGNQVDALPGAYKRYLENTFRKVLNVTGSPIRFEFKAGENPFAGKVDRLTPRQKVKKDNDLKQGRRPKKQRQKSVKR
- the pta gene encoding phosphate acetyltransferase translates to MAKSLFIAPTSMDSGLTSVCLGLLRALERVGVSVGFYKPFRQTVHQAEAVHNEGQDSSVAFVRASSHMNPPDPLPLKQAQQQLNRGKSDELMETVVGEYQKVAREFDVVIIEGLVPDRTEAYIARLNVEVARNLGSEVILVSTPGHQTAQQLDEELDFSARLFADPSDPDVIGIILNKVGEPEKSGLEPRSSDDQGPVSVKYRTECRVFREERFRLIAEIPWQPELLAPRISDIVRELKLPVLSEGQMNARRVQRVSVCARSIRNMTETLRPGTLMVTPGDREDIIVTTALAALNGVPLAGLMLTGGLLPDQRVIDLCHSALQTGLPVLGSDANTYESAHMLANLSNAIPVDDPARIEKAMEAVATRIDTDWLQQHLRVERQSRLSPPAFRYQLSERARAAAKRIVLPEGNEPRTVQAAIICHQRKLARCALIGKPDEIRRVAGSQDLELPEDIEIIDPAEVRERYIAPMVELRKHKGLTSDMAEAMLEDNVVLGTMMVALDEADGLVSGAVHTTANTVRPALQLIKTHDHAKVVSSVFFMLLPQQVVVYGDCAINPDPTAEELADIAIQSAESAEAFGIEPRVAMISYSTGESGSGQDVDKVREATRLARERRPDLLLDGPLQYDAAAIESVGKSKAPDSKVAGKATVFVFPDLNTGNTTYKAVQRSANVVSIGPMLQGLRKPVNDLSRGALVEDIVFTIALTAVQARQVENATRG
- the hisS gene encoding histidine--tRNA ligase, whose protein sequence is MAKIQAIRGMNDILPEQTPVWQFVESTVRRVLAQYGYQEIRMPIVEQTDLFKRSIGEVTDIVEKEMYTFEDRNGDSLTLRPEGTAGCVRAAEEHGLLFNQTRRLWYTGPMFRHERPQKGRYRQFHQIGVECFGIPGPDIDAELLILTARLWRELGLAEHTRLEINSIGTSEARKVYRSALVDYLSQFKSELDADSQRRLESNPLRILDSKDPGTRKILEQAPSLDDYLDEESREHFERLKALLDAAGVRYSVNPALVRGLDYYGKTVFEWITDSLGAQGTVCAGGRYDGLVEQLGGKPTVAVGFAMGLERLILLLETLGLIPDEVNSNADVYVTAMGEGALAPALVLSEQLRAALPGRVIVCHCGGGSFKSQMKKADRSGARYAVILGENEVASQTVGLKPLRADEPQSEVAQAELAGVLADVLGG